One bacterium genomic window carries:
- a CDS encoding ribonuclease H-like domain-containing protein, whose product MTMSIKDKLRELERVRPPARTSVPPPVAPLEQLLGGGEQEGCFVVEQRYAVHEPYGAITLARLRELPGAVLGIAAKDDSVNALAPDEALFIDTETTGLAGGSGTLAFLVGVGYFEQDHFVVRQYFLRQPHEERAMLAALQRHLAERRGLVTFNGKSFDIPLLLTRTVLHRLRFDFASRPHVDVLHAARRLWKARLQDCSLGNLEAQILGVQRREDVPGALIPQIYFDFLRTGKADQLREVLAHNRQDIVTTAALLGCIGRLVQSPFQYAASRQELQQVGRLYREAGELETSIRLFEELVQHQQHGLDDHLALGFCYKSQRRFEDANRVWQRLIEGFPFHPLPFIEFAKHLEHRRRDYRYAHEVVQRALQALAHMEELHRPHNLLAYKADLTRREARLRQKQKTT is encoded by the coding sequence ATGACCATGAGCATCAAGGACAAGCTGCGCGAGTTGGAACGCGTGCGGCCGCCGGCCAGAACCAGCGTGCCGCCGCCGGTCGCGCCGCTTGAACAACTCCTGGGCGGCGGAGAGCAGGAGGGCTGCTTCGTCGTCGAACAACGCTATGCCGTGCACGAGCCTTACGGTGCCATCACCCTCGCCCGGCTGCGCGAGCTGCCCGGCGCGGTGCTCGGCATCGCGGCCAAAGATGACAGCGTCAATGCCCTGGCGCCCGACGAGGCGTTGTTCATCGACACCGAAACCACGGGACTGGCGGGCGGCTCCGGCACGCTTGCGTTTCTCGTGGGCGTGGGTTACTTCGAGCAGGATCATTTCGTGGTGCGGCAATACTTTCTGCGCCAGCCGCATGAAGAGCGCGCCATGCTGGCGGCGCTGCAACGCCACCTCGCTGAGCGCCGCGGCCTGGTCACTTTCAACGGCAAGAGCTTCGACATTCCCCTGCTGCTCACGCGCACGGTGTTGCACCGCCTGCGGTTCGATTTCGCCAGCCGGCCGCATGTCGACGTTTTGCACGCCGCGCGCCGGCTGTGGAAAGCGCGGCTGCAGGATTGCTCGCTCGGCAATCTCGAAGCGCAGATTCTCGGCGTGCAGCGCCGCGAAGACGTGCCCGGCGCGCTGATTCCGCAAATCTATTTTGATTTCCTGCGTACCGGCAAGGCCGATCAACTTCGCGAGGTGCTGGCGCACAATCGCCAGGACATCGTGACGACCGCCGCGCTGCTGGGCTGCATCGGCCGGCTGGTGCAATCACCCTTTCAGTATGCCGCCTCGCGGCAGGAACTGCAGCAAGTCGGCCGGCTCTATCGCGAAGCCGGCGAGCTGGAAACCAGCATCAGATTGTTCGAAGAGCTGGTGCAACACCAGCAGCACGGCCTCGATGATCATCTCGCGCTCGGCTTTTGTTACAAAAGCCAGCGCCGCTTTGAAGACGCCAATCGCGTGTGGCAGCGCTTGATCGAGGGCTTTCCGTTTCATCCGCTGCCGTTCATCGAATTTGCCAAACATCTCGAGCACCGCCGCCGCGACTACCGCTACGCGCACGAAGTCGTGCAACGGGCTTTGCAGGCGCTGGCGCATATGGAGGAACTGCACCGCCCGCACAACTTGCTGGCCTACAAAGCCGATTTAACCCGCCGCGAAGCACGGCTGCGGCAAAAACAAAAGACAACCTGA
- a CDS encoding tetratricopeptide repeat protein: MSARLDRVELLMQQSRFNLAQQELRQELAEDPHQPHAHAMLALCLAGEEKYAEAQREAEAAVHLAPDLAYCHYVLASVLADQDRYADAEPVAREALRLDPEDADYYALLSRIHLGRRRWNEALAAAEQGLQLDAEHVGCTNLRALALVKLNRREEAGATIDAALARNPENAVTHANQGWTLLQRHQPEKAMEHFREALRLDPELDWARAGIVEALKARHFIYRLMLGYFFWMSRLSRRAQWGVVIGGYLGYRFLYSFAQSNPAYAPFLWPVLILYFLFAVMTWIARPLFNLLLRCHRFGRLALSREETLASNWVGGSLALALLCLALWLVTRNSTALLAALTSGLMVIPIAGTFRASGKPRRTLAIYTGVLGGLVLLAIALEFANSPLTGALLALVLLGIFVFQWVANALLSK; the protein is encoded by the coding sequence ATGAGTGCGCGTTTGGACCGCGTCGAGTTACTGATGCAGCAATCGCGTTTCAATCTGGCGCAACAGGAACTGCGGCAGGAATTGGCGGAAGATCCGCACCAGCCGCACGCGCATGCCATGCTGGCGCTTTGCCTGGCGGGCGAGGAAAAATACGCCGAGGCGCAACGCGAAGCCGAGGCCGCGGTTCATCTCGCGCCTGATCTTGCCTACTGCCACTATGTACTCGCCAGCGTGCTCGCAGATCAGGACCGGTACGCCGACGCCGAACCGGTGGCACGGGAAGCGTTGCGCCTCGATCCTGAAGACGCGGATTACTACGCGCTGCTCAGCCGCATTCATCTTGGCCGGCGGCGTTGGAATGAAGCGCTGGCCGCCGCCGAACAAGGCCTGCAATTGGATGCTGAACACGTGGGATGCACCAATCTGCGTGCGCTGGCATTGGTGAAACTCAATCGCCGGGAGGAAGCCGGCGCCACCATCGATGCGGCGCTGGCGCGTAATCCGGAGAATGCGGTCACGCACGCCAACCAGGGGTGGACGCTGCTGCAGCGCCACCAGCCGGAAAAGGCCATGGAGCATTTCCGCGAAGCGTTGCGCCTCGACCCCGAACTTGACTGGGCGCGGGCCGGCATTGTGGAGGCGCTCAAGGCGCGGCATTTCATCTACCGCCTCATGCTCGGTTATTTTTTTTGGATGTCACGCCTCAGCCGGCGCGCGCAGTGGGGCGTGGTGATTGGCGGCTATCTCGGCTATCGCTTCCTGTACAGCTTCGCCCAAAGCAACCCGGCCTATGCGCCTTTTCTCTGGCCGGTGCTGATTCTCTATTTTCTCTTTGCCGTGATGACCTGGATTGCGCGGCCGCTGTTCAATTTGCTGCTGCGCTGTCATCGTTTCGGCCGCCTGGCGCTGTCCCGCGAAGAAACCCTCGCCTCCAACTGGGTGGGCGGCAGCCTGGCGTTGGCGCTGCTGTGCCTGGCGCTCTGGCTGGTCACGCGCAACTCGACGGCGCTGCTCGCTGCCCTGACGAGCGGTTTGATGGTCATACCCATTGCCGGCACTTTTCGCGCCAGCGGCAAACCGCGCCGCACGCTGGCGATCTACACCGGTGTGCTGGGGGGATTGGTGTTGTTGGCGATCGCGCTCGAGTTCGCGAATTCGCCGCTGACCGGCGCGCTGCTCGCGCTGGTGCTGTTGGGCATCTTCGTGTTTCAATGGGTGGCGAATGCCCTGCTCTCCAAGTAG
- a CDS encoding addiction module protein, translating into MNFEQIEEKALQLSEEDRAKLAQRLLLSLDALSDAEIAEDWLAEAKHRAREIDSGTVRLMPVEEVRRKAQALLR; encoded by the coding sequence ATGAATTTTGAACAGATTGAGGAAAAGGCGTTGCAGCTCTCGGAAGAAGATCGTGCAAAGCTCGCACAGAGACTCCTGTTGAGTCTTGATGCGCTATCTGATGCCGAAATAGCAGAAGACTGGTTAGCCGAGGCGAAACATCGCGCGAGGGAAATAGATTCTGGCACTGTCCGACTCATGCCGGTTGAAGAGGTGAGACGTAAGGCTCAGGCGCTGTTACGATGA
- a CDS encoding DUF4331 family protein yields MRKYLIALSALVLALAWLLHYQAPTIEASSHREAPLIANDPLADNTDLWVFRSPDDPNTVTIVAGYIGLELPEGGPNWVTFAEGVRYEIHIKNKTSVGPLGSAKDDITYRFTFRQENEDPTTFFNIRLGKQNLKTTYTMEKSVDGGATWSTMISNGIVPPNHIGPRTFGGSPAGLGKTYEQVVQEAVNTSSPDGEKVFCGPRDDVFFVDLGGVFDLGQTRSAYGADGSDPNNARDAVAGYNVHCIVMNIPITKLQKDGKSTTQATNILDGDFVIGVWASASRQKVTTLQPEGPGSKPAYSGEWVQVSRLGMPLTNEAVIPIGMKDYWNAVTPYSADEQNFVPYFVNPELALYMDDSQFGGAVPALSALRIQAQSYPALGVIPGYTTPGFDFRNGKDGAFAAASIPGIDFTGTALAVPTGPKHPNVPIQTALVAPGEPRRVDIFPIFYFGVPNAIPYQLATGKTGGPLSAGKPFINNFLPITNDNGVFYGGDMLRLNMAVPVTARTSAEYSVNARFGLVRAAVLGLTTSPYNTNANLEAIPHMDGFPNGRRLEDDVTTIELQAVGGLVLAAVGLPFDDALQGNYADLASSKLLAELLYNAGPTKNDLPISTAFPYLPNPHRGYDYVKKLAADAPNLVQSRGLGIGVPNGFLLEQNYPNPFNPSTQIQYHVAQREVVKLKVFNALGQEVATLVDKLHQPGTYTVSWDSKGFASGTYYYRLEVGNEVLPAKKAILVK; encoded by the coding sequence ATGCGGAAGTATTTGATTGCGCTGTCTGCGCTGGTGCTGGCGCTGGCGTGGCTGCTGCATTATCAGGCGCCGACCATCGAGGCCTCCAGCCATCGTGAAGCGCCGTTGATTGCCAACGATCCGCTGGCCGACAACACCGATCTGTGGGTGTTCCGCTCGCCGGATGATCCCAACACCGTGACGATCGTGGCCGGCTACATTGGTCTGGAATTGCCGGAGGGCGGCCCCAATTGGGTGACCTTCGCGGAAGGTGTGCGTTATGAGATTCACATCAAAAACAAAACTTCGGTTGGCCCGCTGGGTTCGGCGAAAGATGACATTACCTATCGTTTCACCTTCCGCCAGGAAAACGAGGATCCCACCACGTTCTTCAACATCCGCCTGGGCAAACAGAATCTCAAAACGACCTACACGATGGAAAAGAGCGTGGATGGCGGCGCCACCTGGAGCACGATGATCAGCAACGGTATCGTGCCGCCGAATCACATCGGCCCGCGCACGTTTGGCGGCAGTCCGGCTGGTTTGGGCAAGACCTACGAGCAAGTGGTGCAGGAAGCGGTCAACACCAGCTCGCCCGACGGCGAGAAGGTCTTCTGCGGCCCGCGCGATGATGTCTTCTTCGTCGATCTCGGCGGCGTGTTCGATCTCGGCCAGACGCGCAGCGCGTATGGCGCCGACGGATCGGATCCCAATAACGCGCGCGATGCGGTGGCGGGCTACAACGTGCATTGCATCGTGATGAACATTCCGATCACCAAGCTGCAGAAGGACGGGAAGTCGACCACGCAGGCGACCAACATTCTCGATGGCGATTTCGTCATTGGTGTGTGGGCTTCCGCCAGCCGCCAGAAAGTCACCACCCTGCAGCCGGAAGGCCCGGGCTCCAAGCCGGCGTACAGCGGCGAATGGGTGCAGGTCTCGCGTCTGGGCATGCCGCTCACCAACGAAGCCGTGATTCCAATCGGCATGAAAGATTATTGGAATGCGGTGACGCCGTACAGCGCGGATGAGCAGAATTTCGTTCCCTATTTCGTGAATCCCGAGCTGGCGCTGTATATGGATGACAGCCAGTTTGGCGGCGCGGTGCCGGCGTTGTCCGCGCTGCGCATTCAGGCGCAATCCTATCCCGCCCTCGGCGTGATTCCGGGTTACACCACGCCCGGCTTTGATTTCCGCAACGGCAAGGACGGCGCGTTTGCCGCCGCCAGCATTCCAGGGATTGATTTCACCGGCACCGCGCTTGCCGTGCCCACCGGTCCCAAGCATCCGAATGTGCCGATTCAAACGGCGTTGGTGGCGCCGGGTGAGCCGCGGCGCGTCGACATTTTTCCCATCTTCTATTTCGGCGTGCCGAATGCCATTCCCTATCAGCTCGCCACCGGCAAAACCGGCGGCCCGCTCAGTGCCGGCAAGCCGTTCATCAACAACTTTCTGCCCATCACCAACGACAACGGCGTCTTCTACGGCGGCGACATGCTGCGCTTGAACATGGCCGTGCCGGTGACCGCGCGCACCTCGGCGGAGTACAGCGTCAATGCGCGCTTTGGCCTCGTGCGCGCCGCCGTGCTCGGCCTCACCACTTCGCCATACAACACCAACGCCAATCTCGAAGCCATTCCGCACATGGACGGCTTCCCCAACGGCCGCCGGTTGGAAGATGACGTCACCACCATCGAACTGCAGGCCGTCGGCGGTTTGGTGCTGGCCGCGGTGGGCTTGCCGTTTGATGACGCCCTGCAAGGAAACTACGCCGATCTGGCTTCTTCCAAGCTGCTGGCCGAGCTGCTTTACAACGCCGGACCGACCAAGAACGATTTGCCGATCTCGACCGCGTTTCCGTATCTGCCCAATCCCCATCGCGGCTATGACTATGTGAAGAAGCTGGCGGCGGACGCGCCCAATCTGGTGCAGAGCCGCGGCTTGGGTATCGGCGTGCCCAACGGCTTTCTGCTCGAGCAGAATTACCCGAACCCCTTCAATCCCTCCACGCAGATTCAGTATCACGTTGCCCAGCGCGAGGTGGTGAAGTTGAAGGTGTTCAATGCGCTGGGGCAGGAAGTGGCGACGCTGGTCGATAAGCTGCATCAACCCGGCACCTACACCGTGTCATGGGACAGCAAGGGCTTCGCCAGCGGCACCTACTACTATCGCCTGGAAGTCGGCAACGAAGTGCTGCCCGCAAAGAAGGCGATTCTGGTGAAGTAG
- a CDS encoding tetratricopeptide repeat protein, whose protein sequence is MRHWSRKQKTAAALAGFLALWLGAYFLYWQPVAEQPLPGLSPRPGAEFLNARKAVEYYQYEIRRRPEVVENYVQLAQIFLQEARVTGRHHEYLPQAQTMLAEALHRDPDHFLALATKASLLLTLHQFEEAQKLVEQARVRAPQTAFLYGVLCDALVELGDYAGAVKMCDAMLGLKPDLRAYARAAYLRELHGDLAGACQAMKLACDAGVFGQENRAWVLYQLGKLYFIQGKLDTAAHLYNGILEERPNYAYALAGLAQVQAAHGQREQAVAALQQAYREIPDHGFLEQLAVLYREQGEPAKANEMIAMVLENFRQHEAQGWNVDLEFARFCLEHDLRREEALERARREYERRPAHLEVLATYAWALHLSGKTAEALPLMEQALRLRTPRPEFQFRAGVMAASLGQNEKAKRHFESALALPTGLASKDRQFAQQQLAELQRASKVS, encoded by the coding sequence ATGCGTCATTGGAGCAGAAAACAAAAAACCGCGGCGGCACTCGCCGGATTTCTGGCGCTTTGGCTGGGCGCTTACTTCTTGTATTGGCAGCCCGTTGCGGAACAACCGCTGCCCGGGCTGAGTCCGCGGCCCGGCGCCGAGTTCTTGAACGCCAGGAAGGCGGTGGAATACTATCAATACGAGATTCGCCGCCGGCCCGAAGTGGTGGAGAACTACGTGCAGCTTGCGCAGATCTTTTTGCAGGAGGCACGCGTCACCGGGCGGCACCATGAGTATTTGCCGCAAGCACAAACCATGCTGGCCGAGGCGCTGCACCGCGATCCGGATCATTTTCTCGCGCTCGCCACCAAAGCTTCGCTGCTGTTGACGCTGCATCAGTTTGAAGAAGCGCAGAAGCTGGTGGAGCAGGCGCGGGTGCGCGCGCCGCAAACCGCCTTCCTCTACGGCGTGCTGTGCGATGCGCTGGTCGAGCTGGGCGATTATGCTGGCGCGGTCAAAATGTGCGACGCGATGCTCGGCCTGAAGCCTGATCTGCGGGCTTATGCGCGCGCCGCCTATTTGCGCGAGCTGCACGGCGATCTCGCCGGCGCCTGCCAGGCGATGAAATTGGCATGTGATGCCGGCGTGTTCGGCCAGGAAAACCGGGCCTGGGTGTTGTATCAATTGGGCAAGCTCTACTTCATCCAGGGCAAGCTCGACACCGCCGCTCACCTTTACAACGGCATTCTGGAAGAGCGGCCGAATTATGCGTACGCGCTCGCCGGGCTGGCGCAGGTGCAGGCCGCGCACGGCCAGCGCGAACAAGCGGTCGCGGCGCTCCAGCAAGCCTACCGCGAAATCCCGGATCACGGCTTTCTCGAACAGCTCGCCGTGCTCTATCGCGAGCAGGGCGAACCTGCGAAAGCCAACGAAATGATCGCAATGGTGCTGGAAAACTTCCGGCAGCATGAAGCGCAGGGCTGGAACGTGGATCTCGAATTCGCGCGCTTCTGTCTCGAACATGATCTGCGAAGGGAGGAAGCGCTCGAGCGCGCCCGTCGCGAGTATGAACGCCGGCCGGCTCACCTCGAGGTGCTGGCTACTTACGCTTGGGCCTTGCATCTGAGCGGGAAAACCGCGGAAGCCCTGCCGTTGATGGAACAGGCGCTGCGCCTGCGTACGCCGCGGCCGGAGTTCCAATTCCGCGCTGGCGTGATGGCCGCGAGCCTGGGCCAAAACGAGAAGGCGAAGCGCCATTTCGAATCCGCTTTGGCGCTGCCCACCGGCTTGGCCAGCAAAGACCGGCAATTCGCGCAGCAACAACTCGCCGAATTGCAGCGCGCAAGCAAAGTCAGCTAG